One segment of Chlorocebus sabaeus isolate Y175 chromosome 26, mChlSab1.0.hap1, whole genome shotgun sequence DNA contains the following:
- the CDAN1 gene encoding codanin-1 isoform X2, whose protein sequence is MAAVLESLLREEVSVAAVVRWIARSTRGSEDNPGEAAALSSLRPLRKEFVPFLLNFLREQSSRVLPQGPPTPAKAPGASAALPGRPGGPSRGSRGARSQLFPPTEAPSTAAEAPLARRGGRRRGPGPARERGGRGLEEGVSGENLPGAGGRRLRGSGSPSRPSLTLSDPPNLSNLEEFPPVGSVPPGPAGTKPSRRINPTPVSEERSLSKPKTCFTSPPISCVPSSQPSALDTSPWGLGLPPGCRSLQEEREMLRKERSKQLQQSPTPTCPTPELGSPLPSRAGSLTDEPADPARVSSRQRLELVALVYSSCIAENLVPNLFLELFFVFQLLTARRMVTAKDSDPELSPSVLDSLESPLFQSIHDCVFFAVQVLECHFQVLSNLDKGTLKLLAENERLLCFSPALQGRLRAAYEGSVAKVSLAMPPSAQAVSFQPETDNRANFSSDRAFHTFKKQRDVFYEVLREWEDHHEEPGWDFEKGLGSRIRAMMGQLSAACSHSHFVRLFQKQLLQMCQSPGGAGGTVLGEAPDVLSMLGADKLGRLWRLQERLMAPQSSGGPCPPPTFPGCQGFFRDFILSASSFQFNQHLMDSLSLKIRELNGLALPQHEPSDEDGESDVDWQGERRQFAVVLLSLRLLAKFLGFVAFLPYRGPEPPPTGELQDSILALRSQVPPVLDVRTLLQRGLQARRAVLTVPWLVEFLSFADHVVPLLDYYRDIFILLLRLHRSLVLSQESEGKMCFLNKLLLLAILGWLFQIPTVPEDLFFLEEGPSDAFEVDTVAPEHGLDTAPVVDQQLLYTCCPYIGELRKLLALWVSGSSGRSGGFMRKITPTTTTGLGAQPSQTSPGLQARLAQAFFHNQPPSLRRTVEFVAERIGSNCVKHIKATLVADLVRQAESLLQEQLVTQGEEGGDPAQLLEILCSQLCPHGAQALALGREFCQRKSPGAVRALLPEETPAAVLSSAENIAVGLATEKACAWLSANITALIRREVKAAVSRTLRAQGPEPAARGERRGCSRACEHHAPLPSHLISEIKDVLSLAVGPRDPDEGVSPEHLEQLLGQLGQTLRCRQFLCPPAEQHLAKCSVELASLLVADQIPILGPPAQYRLERGQARRLLYMLLSLWKEDFQGPVPLQLLLSPRNVGLLADTRPREWDLLLFLLRELVEKGLMGRMEIEACLGSLHQAQWPGDFAEELATLSNLFLAEPPLPEPQLRACELVQPNRGTVLAQS, encoded by the exons ATGGCGGCCGTTTTGGAGTCGCTGCTGCGAGAAGAGGTGTCGGTCGCAGCCGTCGTGCGGTGGATCGCACGCAGCACCCGGGGTTCGGAG GATAACCCCGGGGAGGCGGCCGCGCTGAGCTCACTCCGGCCCCTGCGGAAAGAATTCGTACCGTTCCTGTTGAACTTCCTGAGGGAGCAGAGCAGCCGCGTCCTCCCGCAGGGGCCCCCGACCCCCGCCAAGGCCCCGGGCGCCTCGGCAGCCTTGCCAGGGAGGCCGGGAGGCCCGTCGCGGGGCAGCCGCGGGGCGCGCAGCCAGCTCTTCCCTCCGACCGAGGCCCCGAGCACCGCCGCCGAGGCCCCTCTGGCCCGCCGCGGGGGCAGGAGGCGGGGCCCGGGGCCGGCCCGCGAGCGTGGAGGCCGCGGCCTGGAGGAGGGGGTCAGCGGGGAGAACCTGCCCGGAGCCGGGGGCCGGAGGCTCAGGGGCTCTGGCAGCCCCAGCCGCCCCAGCCTCACGCTCTCTGATCCACCAAACCTCAGCAACCTGGAGGAGTTCCCTCCCGTAGGCTCGGTTCCCCCCGGCCCTGCAGG GACGAAGCCTTCTCGCAGGATCAACCCAACTCCGGTGAGCGAAGAGCGGTCACTCTCCAAGCCCAAGACCTGCTTCACCTCACCCCCAATCAGCTGTGTCCCCAGTTCCCAACCCTCAGCCCTGGACACTAGCCCTTGGGGCCTTGGCCTTCCCCCAGGGTGCAGAAGTCTGCAAGAGGAGCGGGAGATGCTCAGGAAGGAGCG CTCTAAGCAGTTGCAGCAGTCACCTACCCCTACCTGTCCCACCCCAGAACTGGGCTCGCCCCTCCCCAGCCGGGCAGGAAGCCTCACAGATGAACCTGCAGACCCTGCCAGAGTATCTTCCCGCCAGCGCCTGGAGCTGGTAGCCCTTGTTTACTCCTCGTGCATTGCTG AGAACCTCGTACCAAACCTCTTCTTGGAGCTTTTCTTCGTCTTTCAGCTGCTCACTGCCCGGAGGATGGTGACTGCCAAGGACAGTGACCCTGAACTAAGTCCAAGTGTCCTCG ATTCCCTGGAAAGTCCACTGTTCCAAAGCATCCACGATTGTGTCTTCTTTGCAGTGCAGGTTTTGGAGTGTCACTTTCA GGTTCTTTCCAACCTGGACAAAGGGACCTTGAAGCTGCTGGCTGAGAATGAGCGGCTGCTGTGCTTCTCACCAGCTCTGCAAGGCCGCCTTCGAGCTGCCTATGAGGGCAGTGTTGCCAAG GTCTCTCTGGCAATGCCTCCCTCTGCTCAAGCTGTCTCCTTTCAGCCAGAGACTGACAATCGTGCCAACTTCTCCAGTGACCGAGcctttcatacttttaaaaaacagag GGATGTGTTTTATGAGGTGCTGCGAGAGTGGGAAGATCACCATGAGGAGCCTGGCTGGGATTTTGAGAAGGGCTTGGGCAGCAGAATCAG GGCCATGATGGGCCAGCTGTCTGCAGCCTGCAGCCACAGCCACTTTGTTCGGCTTTTCCAAAAACAACTACTCCAG ATGTGTCAGAGCCCTGGTGGTGCTGGGGGCACCGTCTTGGGCGAGGCCCCAGATGTGTTGAGTATGCTGGGAGCTGACAAGCTGGGGCGGTTGTGGCGCCTACAGGAACGGCTTATGGCTCCTCAGAGCAGTGGGGGGCCCTGCCCACCCCCCACCTTCCCAGGCTGTCAAGGCTTCTTTAGGGACTTCATCCTTAGTGCCAGCAG CTTCCAGTTTAACCAGCATCTCATGGACAGTCTGAGCTTGAAGATCCGGGAGCTCAATGGCCTGGCCTTGCCCCAGCATGAGCCCAGTGATGAAGATGGGGAGTCAGATGTAGACTGGCAG GGTGAGCGGAGGCAATTCGCTGTGGTGCTTCTTAGCCTGAGACTTTTGGCTAAATTCCTGGGCTTTGTGGCTTTCCTGCCATACCGGGGGCCTGAACCTCCCCCGACCGGTGAGCTTCAGGACTCCATTCTGGCCCTCAGGAGCCAG GTCCCTCCGGTCCTGGATGTGCGGACTCTGCTGCAGCGAGGGCTGCAGGCCCGCCGGGCGGTGCTCACCGTGCCCTGGCTGGTGGAGTTCCTCTCCTTTGCTGACCATGTTGTTCCCTTGCTGGACTATTACCGGGACATCTTCATTCTCCTGCTGCGCCTGCACCG GAGCTTGGTGTTGTCGCAGGAGAGTGAGGGGAAGATGTGTTTCCTGAACAAGCTGCTGCTACTTGCCATCCTGGGCTGGCTTTTCCAG ATTCCCACAGTCCCTGAGGACTTGTTCTTTCTGGAAGAGGGTCCCTCAGATGCCTTTGAGGTGGACACAGTAGCCCCAGAGCATGGCTTG GACACCGCGCCTGTGGTGGACCAGCAGCTGCTCTACACCTGCTGCCCCTACATTG GGGAGCTCCGGAAACTGCTGGCGCTGTGGGTGTCAGGCAGCAGTGGACGGAGTGGGGGCTTCATGAGGAAAATCACCCCCACCACGACCACCGGCCTGGGAGCCCAGCCTTCCCAGACCAGCCCGGGGCTGCAG GCGAGGCTCGCCCAGGCCTTTTTCCACAACCAGCCACCCTCCCTGCGCCGGACTGTAGAGTTTGTGGCAGAGAGAATTGGATCAAACTGTGTCAAACATATCAA GGCTACACTGGTGGCAGATCTGGTGCGCCAGGCAGAGTCACTTCTCCAAGAGCAGCTggtgacacagggagaggaagggggagacCCAGCCCAACTGTTGGAGATCTTGTGTTCCCAGCTGTGCCCCCACGGGGCCCAGGCATTGGCCCTGGGGCGGGA GTTCTGCCAAAGGAAGAGCCCTGGGGCTGTGCGGGCACTGCTTCCAGAGGAGACCCCGGCAGCC GTTCTGAGCAGTGCAGAGAACATTGCTGTGGGGCTTGCAACAGAGAAAGCCTGTGCTTGGCTATCAGCCAATATCACAG CACTGATCAGGAGGGAGGTGAAAGCAGCAGTGAGTCGCACACTTCGAGCCCAGGGTCCTGAACCTGCTGCCCGGGGGGAGCGGAGGGGCTGCTCCCGCGCCTGTGAGCACcatgctcccctcccctcccacctcatcTCCGAGATCAAA GACGTGCTCTCCTTGGCTGTGGGGCCACGGGACCCTGACGAGGGAGTTTCCCCAGAGCATCTGGAACAGCTCCTAGGCCAGCTGGGCCAGACACTGCGGTGCCGCCAG TTCCTGTGCCCACCTGCTGAGCAGCATCTGGCAAAGTGCTCTGTGGAGTTAGCTTCCCTCCTCG TTGCAGATCAAATTCCCATCCTAGGTCCCCCCGCACAGTACAGGCTGGAGAGAGGGCAGGCTCGAAGGCTTCTGTACATGCTGCTTTCCTTGTGGAAGGAAGATTTTCAGGGGCCAGTTCCACTGCAGCTGCTGCTGAGCCCAAGAAACGTGGGGCTTCTGGCAGACACAAGGCCCAGGGAG TGGGACTTGCTGCTATTCTTGCTCCGGGAGCTGGTGGAGAAGGGTCTGATGGGAAGGATGGAGATAGAGGCCTGCTTGGGCAGCCTCCACCAGGCCCAGTGGCCAGGG GACTTTGCTGAAGAATTAGCAACACTGTCTAACCTGTTTCTAGCCGAGCCCCCCCTGCCAGAACCCCAGCTGAGAGCTTGTGAGTTGGTGCAGCCAAACCGGGGCACTGTGCTGGCCCAGAGCTAG
- the CDAN1 gene encoding codanin-1 isoform X1 has translation MAAVLESLLREEVSVAAVVRWIARSTRGSEDNPGEAAALSSLRPLRKEFVPFLLNFLREQSSRVLPQGPPTPAKAPGASAALPGRPGGPSRGSRGARSQLFPPTEAPSTAAEAPLARRGGRRRGPGPARERGGRGLEEGVSGENLPGAGGRRLRGSGSPSRPSLTLSDPPNLSNLEEFPPVGSVPPGPAGRTKPSRRINPTPVSEERSLSKPKTCFTSPPISCVPSSQPSALDTSPWGLGLPPGCRSLQEEREMLRKERSKQLQQSPTPTCPTPELGSPLPSRAGSLTDEPADPARVSSRQRLELVALVYSSCIAENLVPNLFLELFFVFQLLTARRMVTAKDSDPELSPSVLDSLESPLFQSIHDCVFFAVQVLECHFQVLSNLDKGTLKLLAENERLLCFSPALQGRLRAAYEGSVAKVSLAMPPSAQAVSFQPETDNRANFSSDRAFHTFKKQRDVFYEVLREWEDHHEEPGWDFEKGLGSRIRAMMGQLSAACSHSHFVRLFQKQLLQMCQSPGGAGGTVLGEAPDVLSMLGADKLGRLWRLQERLMAPQSSGGPCPPPTFPGCQGFFRDFILSASSFQFNQHLMDSLSLKIRELNGLALPQHEPSDEDGESDVDWQGERRQFAVVLLSLRLLAKFLGFVAFLPYRGPEPPPTGELQDSILALRSQVPPVLDVRTLLQRGLQARRAVLTVPWLVEFLSFADHVVPLLDYYRDIFILLLRLHRSLVLSQESEGKMCFLNKLLLLAILGWLFQIPTVPEDLFFLEEGPSDAFEVDTVAPEHGLDTAPVVDQQLLYTCCPYIGELRKLLALWVSGSSGRSGGFMRKITPTTTTGLGAQPSQTSPGLQARLAQAFFHNQPPSLRRTVEFVAERIGSNCVKHIKATLVADLVRQAESLLQEQLVTQGEEGGDPAQLLEILCSQLCPHGAQALALGREFCQRKSPGAVRALLPEETPAAVLSSAENIAVGLATEKACAWLSANITALIRREVKAAVSRTLRAQGPEPAARGERRGCSRACEHHAPLPSHLISEIKDVLSLAVGPRDPDEGVSPEHLEQLLGQLGQTLRCRQFLCPPAEQHLAKCSVELASLLVADQIPILGPPAQYRLERGQARRLLYMLLSLWKEDFQGPVPLQLLLSPRNVGLLADTRPREWDLLLFLLRELVEKGLMGRMEIEACLGSLHQAQWPGDFAEELATLSNLFLAEPPLPEPQLRACELVQPNRGTVLAQS, from the exons ATGGCGGCCGTTTTGGAGTCGCTGCTGCGAGAAGAGGTGTCGGTCGCAGCCGTCGTGCGGTGGATCGCACGCAGCACCCGGGGTTCGGAG GATAACCCCGGGGAGGCGGCCGCGCTGAGCTCACTCCGGCCCCTGCGGAAAGAATTCGTACCGTTCCTGTTGAACTTCCTGAGGGAGCAGAGCAGCCGCGTCCTCCCGCAGGGGCCCCCGACCCCCGCCAAGGCCCCGGGCGCCTCGGCAGCCTTGCCAGGGAGGCCGGGAGGCCCGTCGCGGGGCAGCCGCGGGGCGCGCAGCCAGCTCTTCCCTCCGACCGAGGCCCCGAGCACCGCCGCCGAGGCCCCTCTGGCCCGCCGCGGGGGCAGGAGGCGGGGCCCGGGGCCGGCCCGCGAGCGTGGAGGCCGCGGCCTGGAGGAGGGGGTCAGCGGGGAGAACCTGCCCGGAGCCGGGGGCCGGAGGCTCAGGGGCTCTGGCAGCCCCAGCCGCCCCAGCCTCACGCTCTCTGATCCACCAAACCTCAGCAACCTGGAGGAGTTCCCTCCCGTAGGCTCGGTTCCCCCCGGCCCTGCAGG CAGGACGAAGCCTTCTCGCAGGATCAACCCAACTCCGGTGAGCGAAGAGCGGTCACTCTCCAAGCCCAAGACCTGCTTCACCTCACCCCCAATCAGCTGTGTCCCCAGTTCCCAACCCTCAGCCCTGGACACTAGCCCTTGGGGCCTTGGCCTTCCCCCAGGGTGCAGAAGTCTGCAAGAGGAGCGGGAGATGCTCAGGAAGGAGCG CTCTAAGCAGTTGCAGCAGTCACCTACCCCTACCTGTCCCACCCCAGAACTGGGCTCGCCCCTCCCCAGCCGGGCAGGAAGCCTCACAGATGAACCTGCAGACCCTGCCAGAGTATCTTCCCGCCAGCGCCTGGAGCTGGTAGCCCTTGTTTACTCCTCGTGCATTGCTG AGAACCTCGTACCAAACCTCTTCTTGGAGCTTTTCTTCGTCTTTCAGCTGCTCACTGCCCGGAGGATGGTGACTGCCAAGGACAGTGACCCTGAACTAAGTCCAAGTGTCCTCG ATTCCCTGGAAAGTCCACTGTTCCAAAGCATCCACGATTGTGTCTTCTTTGCAGTGCAGGTTTTGGAGTGTCACTTTCA GGTTCTTTCCAACCTGGACAAAGGGACCTTGAAGCTGCTGGCTGAGAATGAGCGGCTGCTGTGCTTCTCACCAGCTCTGCAAGGCCGCCTTCGAGCTGCCTATGAGGGCAGTGTTGCCAAG GTCTCTCTGGCAATGCCTCCCTCTGCTCAAGCTGTCTCCTTTCAGCCAGAGACTGACAATCGTGCCAACTTCTCCAGTGACCGAGcctttcatacttttaaaaaacagag GGATGTGTTTTATGAGGTGCTGCGAGAGTGGGAAGATCACCATGAGGAGCCTGGCTGGGATTTTGAGAAGGGCTTGGGCAGCAGAATCAG GGCCATGATGGGCCAGCTGTCTGCAGCCTGCAGCCACAGCCACTTTGTTCGGCTTTTCCAAAAACAACTACTCCAG ATGTGTCAGAGCCCTGGTGGTGCTGGGGGCACCGTCTTGGGCGAGGCCCCAGATGTGTTGAGTATGCTGGGAGCTGACAAGCTGGGGCGGTTGTGGCGCCTACAGGAACGGCTTATGGCTCCTCAGAGCAGTGGGGGGCCCTGCCCACCCCCCACCTTCCCAGGCTGTCAAGGCTTCTTTAGGGACTTCATCCTTAGTGCCAGCAG CTTCCAGTTTAACCAGCATCTCATGGACAGTCTGAGCTTGAAGATCCGGGAGCTCAATGGCCTGGCCTTGCCCCAGCATGAGCCCAGTGATGAAGATGGGGAGTCAGATGTAGACTGGCAG GGTGAGCGGAGGCAATTCGCTGTGGTGCTTCTTAGCCTGAGACTTTTGGCTAAATTCCTGGGCTTTGTGGCTTTCCTGCCATACCGGGGGCCTGAACCTCCCCCGACCGGTGAGCTTCAGGACTCCATTCTGGCCCTCAGGAGCCAG GTCCCTCCGGTCCTGGATGTGCGGACTCTGCTGCAGCGAGGGCTGCAGGCCCGCCGGGCGGTGCTCACCGTGCCCTGGCTGGTGGAGTTCCTCTCCTTTGCTGACCATGTTGTTCCCTTGCTGGACTATTACCGGGACATCTTCATTCTCCTGCTGCGCCTGCACCG GAGCTTGGTGTTGTCGCAGGAGAGTGAGGGGAAGATGTGTTTCCTGAACAAGCTGCTGCTACTTGCCATCCTGGGCTGGCTTTTCCAG ATTCCCACAGTCCCTGAGGACTTGTTCTTTCTGGAAGAGGGTCCCTCAGATGCCTTTGAGGTGGACACAGTAGCCCCAGAGCATGGCTTG GACACCGCGCCTGTGGTGGACCAGCAGCTGCTCTACACCTGCTGCCCCTACATTG GGGAGCTCCGGAAACTGCTGGCGCTGTGGGTGTCAGGCAGCAGTGGACGGAGTGGGGGCTTCATGAGGAAAATCACCCCCACCACGACCACCGGCCTGGGAGCCCAGCCTTCCCAGACCAGCCCGGGGCTGCAG GCGAGGCTCGCCCAGGCCTTTTTCCACAACCAGCCACCCTCCCTGCGCCGGACTGTAGAGTTTGTGGCAGAGAGAATTGGATCAAACTGTGTCAAACATATCAA GGCTACACTGGTGGCAGATCTGGTGCGCCAGGCAGAGTCACTTCTCCAAGAGCAGCTggtgacacagggagaggaagggggagacCCAGCCCAACTGTTGGAGATCTTGTGTTCCCAGCTGTGCCCCCACGGGGCCCAGGCATTGGCCCTGGGGCGGGA GTTCTGCCAAAGGAAGAGCCCTGGGGCTGTGCGGGCACTGCTTCCAGAGGAGACCCCGGCAGCC GTTCTGAGCAGTGCAGAGAACATTGCTGTGGGGCTTGCAACAGAGAAAGCCTGTGCTTGGCTATCAGCCAATATCACAG CACTGATCAGGAGGGAGGTGAAAGCAGCAGTGAGTCGCACACTTCGAGCCCAGGGTCCTGAACCTGCTGCCCGGGGGGAGCGGAGGGGCTGCTCCCGCGCCTGTGAGCACcatgctcccctcccctcccacctcatcTCCGAGATCAAA GACGTGCTCTCCTTGGCTGTGGGGCCACGGGACCCTGACGAGGGAGTTTCCCCAGAGCATCTGGAACAGCTCCTAGGCCAGCTGGGCCAGACACTGCGGTGCCGCCAG TTCCTGTGCCCACCTGCTGAGCAGCATCTGGCAAAGTGCTCTGTGGAGTTAGCTTCCCTCCTCG TTGCAGATCAAATTCCCATCCTAGGTCCCCCCGCACAGTACAGGCTGGAGAGAGGGCAGGCTCGAAGGCTTCTGTACATGCTGCTTTCCTTGTGGAAGGAAGATTTTCAGGGGCCAGTTCCACTGCAGCTGCTGCTGAGCCCAAGAAACGTGGGGCTTCTGGCAGACACAAGGCCCAGGGAG TGGGACTTGCTGCTATTCTTGCTCCGGGAGCTGGTGGAGAAGGGTCTGATGGGAAGGATGGAGATAGAGGCCTGCTTGGGCAGCCTCCACCAGGCCCAGTGGCCAGGG GACTTTGCTGAAGAATTAGCAACACTGTCTAACCTGTTTCTAGCCGAGCCCCCCCTGCCAGAACCCCAGCTGAGAGCTTGTGAGTTGGTGCAGCCAAACCGGGGCACTGTGCTGGCCCAGAGCTAG
- the CDAN1 gene encoding codanin-1 isoform X3, with protein sequence MAAVLESLLREEVSVAAVVRWIARSTRGSEDNPGEAAALSSLRPLRKEFVPFLLNFLREQSSRVLPQGPPTPAKAPGASAALPGRPGGPSRGSRGARSQLFPPTEAPSTAAEAPLARRGGRRRGPGPARERGGRGLEEGVSGENLPGAGGRRLRGSGSPSRPSLTLSDPPNLSNLEEFPPVGSVPPGPAGRTKPSRRINPTPVSEERSLSKPKTCFTSPPISCVPSSQPSALDTSPWGLGLPPGCRSLQEEREMLRKERSKQLQQSPTPTCPTPELGSPLPSRAGSLTDEPADPARVSSRQRLELVALVYSSCIAENLVPNLFLELFFVFQLLTARRMVTAKDSDPELSPSVLDSLESPLFQSIHDCVFFAVQVLECHFQVLSNLDKGTLKLLAENERLLCFSPALQGRLRAAYEGSVAKVSLAMPPSAQAVSFQPETDNRANFSSDRAFHTFKKQRDVFYEVLREWEDHHEEPGWDFEKGLGSRIRAMMGQLSAACSHSHFVRLFQKQLLQMCQSPGGAGGTVLGEAPDVLSMLGADKLGRLWRLQERLMAPQSSGGPCPPPTFPGCQGFFRDFILSASSFQFNQHLMDSLSLKIRELNGLALPQHEPSDEDGESDVDWQGERRQFAVVLLSLRLLAKFLGFVAFLPYRGPEPPPTGELQDSILALRSQVPPVLDVRTLLQRGLQARRAVLTVPWLVEFLSFADHVVPLLDYYRDIFILLLRLHRSLVLSQESEGKMCFLNKLLLLAILGWLFQIPTVPEDLFFLEEGPSDAFEVDTVAPEHGLDTAPVVDQQLLYTCCPYIGELRKLLALWVSGSSGRSGGFMRKITPTTTTGLGAQPSQTSPGLQARLAQAFFHNQPPSLRRTVEFVAERIGSNCVKHIKATLVADLVRQAESLLQEQLVTQGEEGGDPAQLLEILCSQLCPHGAQALALGREFCQRKSPGAVRALLPEETPAAVLSSAENIAVGLATEKACAWLSANITALIRREVKAAVSRTLRAQGPEPAARGERRGCSRA encoded by the exons ATGGCGGCCGTTTTGGAGTCGCTGCTGCGAGAAGAGGTGTCGGTCGCAGCCGTCGTGCGGTGGATCGCACGCAGCACCCGGGGTTCGGAG GATAACCCCGGGGAGGCGGCCGCGCTGAGCTCACTCCGGCCCCTGCGGAAAGAATTCGTACCGTTCCTGTTGAACTTCCTGAGGGAGCAGAGCAGCCGCGTCCTCCCGCAGGGGCCCCCGACCCCCGCCAAGGCCCCGGGCGCCTCGGCAGCCTTGCCAGGGAGGCCGGGAGGCCCGTCGCGGGGCAGCCGCGGGGCGCGCAGCCAGCTCTTCCCTCCGACCGAGGCCCCGAGCACCGCCGCCGAGGCCCCTCTGGCCCGCCGCGGGGGCAGGAGGCGGGGCCCGGGGCCGGCCCGCGAGCGTGGAGGCCGCGGCCTGGAGGAGGGGGTCAGCGGGGAGAACCTGCCCGGAGCCGGGGGCCGGAGGCTCAGGGGCTCTGGCAGCCCCAGCCGCCCCAGCCTCACGCTCTCTGATCCACCAAACCTCAGCAACCTGGAGGAGTTCCCTCCCGTAGGCTCGGTTCCCCCCGGCCCTGCAGG CAGGACGAAGCCTTCTCGCAGGATCAACCCAACTCCGGTGAGCGAAGAGCGGTCACTCTCCAAGCCCAAGACCTGCTTCACCTCACCCCCAATCAGCTGTGTCCCCAGTTCCCAACCCTCAGCCCTGGACACTAGCCCTTGGGGCCTTGGCCTTCCCCCAGGGTGCAGAAGTCTGCAAGAGGAGCGGGAGATGCTCAGGAAGGAGCG CTCTAAGCAGTTGCAGCAGTCACCTACCCCTACCTGTCCCACCCCAGAACTGGGCTCGCCCCTCCCCAGCCGGGCAGGAAGCCTCACAGATGAACCTGCAGACCCTGCCAGAGTATCTTCCCGCCAGCGCCTGGAGCTGGTAGCCCTTGTTTACTCCTCGTGCATTGCTG AGAACCTCGTACCAAACCTCTTCTTGGAGCTTTTCTTCGTCTTTCAGCTGCTCACTGCCCGGAGGATGGTGACTGCCAAGGACAGTGACCCTGAACTAAGTCCAAGTGTCCTCG ATTCCCTGGAAAGTCCACTGTTCCAAAGCATCCACGATTGTGTCTTCTTTGCAGTGCAGGTTTTGGAGTGTCACTTTCA GGTTCTTTCCAACCTGGACAAAGGGACCTTGAAGCTGCTGGCTGAGAATGAGCGGCTGCTGTGCTTCTCACCAGCTCTGCAAGGCCGCCTTCGAGCTGCCTATGAGGGCAGTGTTGCCAAG GTCTCTCTGGCAATGCCTCCCTCTGCTCAAGCTGTCTCCTTTCAGCCAGAGACTGACAATCGTGCCAACTTCTCCAGTGACCGAGcctttcatacttttaaaaaacagag GGATGTGTTTTATGAGGTGCTGCGAGAGTGGGAAGATCACCATGAGGAGCCTGGCTGGGATTTTGAGAAGGGCTTGGGCAGCAGAATCAG GGCCATGATGGGCCAGCTGTCTGCAGCCTGCAGCCACAGCCACTTTGTTCGGCTTTTCCAAAAACAACTACTCCAG ATGTGTCAGAGCCCTGGTGGTGCTGGGGGCACCGTCTTGGGCGAGGCCCCAGATGTGTTGAGTATGCTGGGAGCTGACAAGCTGGGGCGGTTGTGGCGCCTACAGGAACGGCTTATGGCTCCTCAGAGCAGTGGGGGGCCCTGCCCACCCCCCACCTTCCCAGGCTGTCAAGGCTTCTTTAGGGACTTCATCCTTAGTGCCAGCAG CTTCCAGTTTAACCAGCATCTCATGGACAGTCTGAGCTTGAAGATCCGGGAGCTCAATGGCCTGGCCTTGCCCCAGCATGAGCCCAGTGATGAAGATGGGGAGTCAGATGTAGACTGGCAG GGTGAGCGGAGGCAATTCGCTGTGGTGCTTCTTAGCCTGAGACTTTTGGCTAAATTCCTGGGCTTTGTGGCTTTCCTGCCATACCGGGGGCCTGAACCTCCCCCGACCGGTGAGCTTCAGGACTCCATTCTGGCCCTCAGGAGCCAG GTCCCTCCGGTCCTGGATGTGCGGACTCTGCTGCAGCGAGGGCTGCAGGCCCGCCGGGCGGTGCTCACCGTGCCCTGGCTGGTGGAGTTCCTCTCCTTTGCTGACCATGTTGTTCCCTTGCTGGACTATTACCGGGACATCTTCATTCTCCTGCTGCGCCTGCACCG GAGCTTGGTGTTGTCGCAGGAGAGTGAGGGGAAGATGTGTTTCCTGAACAAGCTGCTGCTACTTGCCATCCTGGGCTGGCTTTTCCAG ATTCCCACAGTCCCTGAGGACTTGTTCTTTCTGGAAGAGGGTCCCTCAGATGCCTTTGAGGTGGACACAGTAGCCCCAGAGCATGGCTTG GACACCGCGCCTGTGGTGGACCAGCAGCTGCTCTACACCTGCTGCCCCTACATTG GGGAGCTCCGGAAACTGCTGGCGCTGTGGGTGTCAGGCAGCAGTGGACGGAGTGGGGGCTTCATGAGGAAAATCACCCCCACCACGACCACCGGCCTGGGAGCCCAGCCTTCCCAGACCAGCCCGGGGCTGCAG GCGAGGCTCGCCCAGGCCTTTTTCCACAACCAGCCACCCTCCCTGCGCCGGACTGTAGAGTTTGTGGCAGAGAGAATTGGATCAAACTGTGTCAAACATATCAA GGCTACACTGGTGGCAGATCTGGTGCGCCAGGCAGAGTCACTTCTCCAAGAGCAGCTggtgacacagggagaggaagggggagacCCAGCCCAACTGTTGGAGATCTTGTGTTCCCAGCTGTGCCCCCACGGGGCCCAGGCATTGGCCCTGGGGCGGGA GTTCTGCCAAAGGAAGAGCCCTGGGGCTGTGCGGGCACTGCTTCCAGAGGAGACCCCGGCAGCC GTTCTGAGCAGTGCAGAGAACATTGCTGTGGGGCTTGCAACAGAGAAAGCCTGTGCTTGGCTATCAGCCAATATCACAG CACTGATCAGGAGGGAGGTGAAAGCAGCAGTGAGTCGCACACTTCGAGCCCAGGGTCCTGAACCTGCTGCCCGGGGGGAGCGGAGGGGCTGCTCCCGCGCCT GA